DNA sequence from the Maribacter dokdonensis DSW-8 genome:
ATGGTCGTATCTAAATCTCCCTTGTAATCGTTCCATTTTGCCACACGGATCATGTATCCAAAATCTGACATGTTCTTTAAACTATCTAAATAGCTTTCTGCTACATCATAGTTTCCTAGTTCCATATGAACATCAAAGTACAAACTTTGGGTTTCTGTTTTATCACCACCTATTGCCGCTGCAGAATCTGCTAACTGAAGGGCTTCTTTAAAACGATGCTGGGAAATGTAATTTCTGGCCAGCGACCTGTAAAAACCGGGTTTACCTATATTGGCAATATCAACGGCTCTTTTTAAACTTTTTTCAGCCTTCTTTAAAAACGCTATATCACCAGTTTGTTGAAAATACCTGCTGTACTCCCCGCCTACTACACCAAAACTGGTTAGCTGCATACTGTCTGATCTAATTTTAGAATTCCAAAGATCAAAATATTTTGATGTGGTCTTGACCTCATTAGCTACTAAATATTTATCGTAATCTTTTTTGTTTGCAATTGCATCATGATTCTTAGTATTACAAGATGATACCAGTAACACTACTATTAAAAGCTTTATTAATTTCATAAGGTTGTTTTTTTGTGGATCGTTTAAAATAGGGAGGGCCTTTCAACCCTCCCTTCCCTTCTCTTTCATAAACAATTTAGGGATGTGCCAATCTTACCTACCGTTAACAATAAGTAAGGTTAAGGCAACTTCTTATTCTGGTGCTCCCAAATATGGGAACGTAGTACCTACAGTGGCCGTTAGCCCAACGCCATCTGAGGTTAATCTTGGTAAATCTGCCATACCATCATCATCGGTATCTTGACCACTAAATCTAATGCCATCAGATCCACCAAATAATAATATCAATGACACATCAATAACATCATCTTGAGGAGTTCTTCCTGTTAGACCAATTACTGCAGGGTCATTTAAAACATTACCATCCATATCAGCATCTTCTCCTGGTAAAAAGTATGTGGTAGGCAAGTTAGGAGCAACCTCTAAAACATCGGCAGCCAAGTAACCTGTTAATGTAGGTGCATCTAAACCTAATATGTTGTTTTCATAGTTTACATCTGCAGGATCAGCTCCTAAAATGTTAGCATACACATCATGATATGCCTCTAACCTTGCTTCAAAATCTGCTTGAAATGTTGCAGCCATTTCTGAAGGAATAGACATGTTATGAGCATCTTTAATATCACCATCTGCACTTAATACCGTATTGATACCTGGTCTACCCATAAAATCTACTTGGGCATAAGTACCTGTAAAGTCTGGCTCCATTGGCTCCATTGGTTCCATAGCTTCTTCACATGGGGTACATGTACCACCACAATCTACTCCGGTTTCATCACCGTTCATAATACCATCATCACATGTTGGTGTAACCACTACTGGTGTATTGTCATCATCATCACTACAAGAAGCTAATGCGGCTACTGCCAAAAGAGACAAAAACGTATATTTTATATTTTTAAATTTCATCTTACTATTTTTTTAAAAAGTTATTATTGCTTAACATTTGTAGTTACCCAAGTCTTATATACTTCTAGACCCAAAGCATTTTGACCCGTTGTAGTTCCTAAAAGACTATTAGGAATTTCAACAACTATGGCCATTGTATTGGCGCCATCAAAAGTATCGACTGCAGTTTCATCGTCATCATCTGTAGAATCTGGATCACCCGCTGGTTTAAAACCTAATGGGGCCGTACCACCAATTACTTCATTGAACTGAAAGAAGTCAAAGAAAAAAGCATCTTGTCTAGGACCTGCAAATAAAGAAACTCCACTATCCGTAGTTTCTACAATAGCAGTTTCAGCAGAAATGTCAACTGAACCTAATGGCGCATCTACCATTACTGAACCGTTCAAACCTGTTTCGCTTGGTGCAACCGGACCAAAAAAGTACATTTTACCATCTCTTGGTATAGCTTGTATTACCAAATCTTCTACCAAATCATTATCGGTATCAATATTTATTTCCAGTAATACATTTTCATCGAACGTACCATAAGCCAAATCTGGCAGTACATTAGATTGAAGATCTACCGCAAAAACGGTATTGTCTGAACCTTCTGTTGGTTCAAAAGCATAAAAATCGGCAATATCTGCCGTGGTTCCCATAGAGCTAGGCGCATCAATATGATCTGCCGCCACTAAAAGACCTCCTACTAGGGCCAAAGCCCCAAGTCCCATAAATAATTTTGATTTTTTCATTATCTCTTTTTTTAGATTAGAATCACCCTTACTTACGCAGTAAAAAAGAGAAGGTTCATTTTTTCTTAAAAAAAATTTAATTTTATTATAAATCCTTAAAATTCATATCATCAAAAAAACCATTTATAGTGTAGAAGTACTTATTTATAAAAAGGTTTGAATTAATAATTAGCTAACTTTGCTGTGTTAAATTATTAAGATTATGAACCCGTCTTCCTCTGGTTGGATCGAGAAATATGGTTCGTTGGTGCAAAAACACCAAGATGCATTCCCCACTTTTGAAGCGCTATACACTACCCTAAAGAAAAGCGGTTTTGTATACGGGCTAAATGCCAGCATACCAGATTTTATTGTATTGGAGCATACCCTTTCTGAAGATGAGAAGGCTAAAATCAACCTACTACATGCCTTGTATTTTACCTACCGTATTGAAGGTGGCGAAGATTATTCCATATTTATAGAACAGGTATTCAAATTTTATGAAATTTTAAAAATCAACAACGAGAGCTTTTTTGATAAGTGGTTTACCGGTAATAAAACTTCTGCCAAACTAGAAAAGTTGATGACCTCTAGAATATATATTGAGGATAATATTATCAGTAAAACTTTTAATAGTCTTATTACCAATTCATTACTGTTTATAGATGTACTACTTTTTAAGCATTTTTTAAACGACTACCCCGCTTTAAAGGAAAAGGCGGAAGAAATTGAATATTTGGCCATAAATATTAGCTACCATGCTTTAAGTTCTAAGGAACTGGACAGAAAAGACAATAAGCTTTCGCAATTATTGGCATCATCATTAACCTATATTAACTGTGCCGAAAATAATTTTGATGGTTCTTACAGGGAAAGGCTATTGAACAATAAGGATAATTGGGAAAACAGGTATTTACTTGATATGGCCTGTTTAACCGTTTGGGAAGACCATTCTTTAGATTATACGGAGTCCGATTTTATTTTTGGCATTGGTAAAGACCTTGGTTTTGACAATACTATTATCTCAACCTCCATTACCGACGTTACCGAATTTTTTAAACTTAATTTTGATACCATTCCTTATTTAAAGGAAAAGAATTTAGCCAAGCAATTTTACGACAGCATGGGTAAAATTGTCAAGAAACTTATTTTACGCAATAGCAAAAGATTACATAAAGAGCTTTCTCAAAGTGCAGAATTGGTAGCCCTTTTATCTAAATCTACCGTAAGAGATCTAAGTGATGAGGAAAAGAGGAAGGTTCAAAATCAACTGTTGGATATCTTTAAGAGCATACCTTCTTTAGCGATTTTTATATTACCGGGCGGGGCAATTCTGCTTCCTATATTTATTAAGTTAATCCCAAAGCTGTTACCATCGGCATTCGATGAAAACAGAATTGACGAAGAAGAAGACCTTTATCGCAAATAGTTCACTTTCAAATAATTGAAATTTCTATTCTAACCAAAGCTTAAAGTCCTTTACTTTTTCCCTGCTCACAATAATCTCATGGTCGTTATTGTTCTTTAGCTTGATCTGTAACCTAGAGTTCGTATAGGATACTATATCCTTAATATGGTCAATATTCACAAAGAACTTTCTACTTACCCTAAAGAATACCTGCGGTTTAAGTTCATCTTCCAACTGCTCTAAAGTGGTATCCAATAAATAATTACGACCATCTTTTGTTGCCGCATAAGTGCCTTTGTTCTCACTATAAAAACACTCTACATCTTCTGAATTTATAATCTTTAAATGCTGTCCTACCTTAGCCGTAAAACGTTTTTTATACTCGCGCTCTAGCGGATTTACCAATAACTTTTTAATATCCTCAAAATCTAAGGCAATTTTATTAGGCTCACTTTCTACCTTAAAGCGTTTTCTATATTTCTTGACCGCCTGCTCCAAATCTTCATCATCTATTGGTTTTAGCAAGTAGTCAATACTATTCAATTTAAAGGCCTTAAGCGCATACTCATCAAAAGCAGTGGTAAATATAATGGCACTGTGCACCTCAATAACATCAAAAATCTCAAATGAGAGTCCGTCAGATAGTTGAATGTCCAAGAATATCAAATCTGGATGTTCATTTTCTTGAAACCATTGTATAGCCTCATCAACAGAATGTAACATTGTAGAAACCTCAAGATCTAAACTTTCTAACATTCTGCCCAATCTACGCGCTGCAGGCTTTTCATCTTCTATTATAATGGTTCTCATAGGTAATTTGGTTTGGTGGGTATATGTAAGATAATTATAAATTATAATTCTTGGTTAATGGTCATTGCGCTTTAAAATTTCATTGATTCTTTCTTGCTCCCAATTTTTTAAAAATTTGGGTTTGAACACAGACCAATCTTTATACTTTAATACAAAAACATAAAGTGCATGAAAGGCTACAACAACACCCCAAATAATGGGTATACTGTAAATGTTCCACTCTAACCAGTACACAAACTTGGCGTCTAGATCCATATCACCTATAAATCTATCGAACACTTGAATTTTGAATAATAGCACTAGAAAATTCAACTTTAAAAATGTACCTAGGTGCTTATAAAAATTCTTGATTTCAAGAACTCTTTGCTTGGCATAAGCCAGATTATGGTTGTTTTCAATTCCTGTAGTTTCCATATTACCTGTATTTATCCGCTTCTTTTTCATCTTTTTCCATCAATTTCTTGATCTGTCTTTCTTCCCAATCCCTACTGAACAACATATTTTTGTTGTAAACCTTGGCGGCATGGAATGCCAAACCTATTCCCCAGAAGAATGGCGTGGAAAACGTGGCAAAATGAAAGAACGCTTCTGAAAAAGACTCTCCACCGGACATTCTTGCCGAAACCGTAATTATAATAATAAATATGTTGACCAATACGTACACCGTAGCATGTCTATAAAATGCCTTTATATCATTGACCTTTTTACGGGCCCTTGCCAATTTGTCCGCGTATTCAAATTCGTTGAGTTCCATTATTTCCATTTTTTTGCGTTTTCTTCTTCCCGTAGAAATTCTTCCATCTTTCTCTCTTCCCAATCGCGATCCATAAACGGATTCAAGTTAAAGATTTTATTTGCTTTAAAAAACAAGCTTATGCTTAAACCTAATACCACCCAAAGAAACCAGGCATACTCCCATTCGTTCAAATAATAATTAATGCTTGCTACTATGATAATTGTTCCTATGGCAGAGAGTACTTTATTGTAAAATTCCTTGATTTCCTCTACCCTATTTTTTGCTCTATTATATTTTGCGTTTTCCATGATCTTCAATTTGTTAGGTTACGATTTTTGCATAAACTCTTTGATCTTTCTCTCTTCCCAATCTTTGCTGAAAAGTGGGTTGTAGCCATAGGCATAAAGTCCGTTCATAACCAAGCCGAAACCCCAACCCAATGCTGGAAAAATTGCCCATGGGAAACTGGTGGTTGAATAATTGATATAGACCAAAATTGGAATGACAATACAGTATGCCATTAAATTTCCGTAAAAGCCCTTGATCGCTTGTACTTTCTCTTTAGCCTTTTGGTATTTGTAATTTTGGTCGTTTGTTATATTTGATTCCATCTTTAAAGGTTTTAGGTTAATCCTGTTTTAATTTCTATACTTCAAATTTCGGCAGATAACCCAGGTTTTTAAAAAATGAAATACCCAGTTGTAATTTTTGATGACTGAATTGTAGTTTAAGAAGATTTAAGATTGGACTAGGACTTTAAGCCGTACGATTTCCTGGCACTTTCTACTTGCTCTTGCTCCGTAGTTTCAGGATATAGCAAATATTTTGGGGCTATAATAGGCTTGGCACTATGAACATTAATTTTGGTAATGGTTGCAAACGGAAAGTTTACTTTGGTAAGTTCTAAAAGCACTTCTTCCATTTTAGCAAAAACTGGGTGGTCTCTCTGAATAATTTCAGCAGTTCCTTTAAGCTGAAAACCTTTCTGCTTTAAAATATCTATAAAACTGATACAAACATTCTTGTTCTGCCTAATATTCTTTACCGTTTGCGGAGATGCTATATTGGCAACGATGATAACATCATCTTTAAAAAAACTAAAAATCTCTTTTGGGGATACATTGGGTACCAGATCAATAGATGTTGTTGCCAACCAACATAAAACACTTTCATTCATAGAATCTTTTATGTGATCTGTAATCTTCATGATATGTTACTTTTGGTTGTATTAGAACCTATCATCTTCCATATACTGTTTAATTTTCCTTTCTTCCCAATCTTTACCCAGTATAGGGTTAATACCATAAGCCTTAAGCCCATGTACCAGTAGACCAATACCCCAACCTATGGCAGGAAAAATAAACCAGGTAAAACTGGTGGTCCTATAATTTATAAAGGCCAAGATCGGAATTACAATACAATACGAAGTAAGATTACCATAGAAGCCTTTAATTTCTTCTACCTGACGTTTAGCCTTCTCATATCGTTTTGCGCTTATATGCTCATCTTGTGTCTCTTTAAAAGATATGGTATTGGTCAACATAGGTAAACGTACCTTAAACTCGGTGCCCGACTTAAAGATCTGCATTTCTTTTTTGGTAAGAATAGCATACCGTTGGCGAATGTTCTGCAAGCCCACACCACTACTCTTTTTAACCACTTGCTTTTCTTGCAGGTTATTGGTAACGTACAAATAACCATCTTCCTCATAAATCTTAATATGCAATGGTTTGGCCGAAGTAACCACATTATGCTTTACCGCATTTTCTAACAACAGCTGAAGTGACAGCGGTACTATTTTAGCCTCTGGGTTTGTTGCCTCATCTGGAATTTCAAAAACGATACTATCTTCAAAACGCATTTTCAATAGACGTACATAGGTTCTGGCGAACTTAAGCTCTTCATCTACAGAAATTAAATTTTTGCTCTTTTGCTCCAGCACATAACGGTACACTTTTGATAACGAAGTAGTAAACTTTTGGGCCTGCATAGGGTCTTCTTCTATGAGACTGGTAAGTACGTTAAGACTATTAAAAAGAAAATGTGGATCTAGTTGATTCTTTAAAGCGTCGAACTTTGCCGATGCCGAGCCTGCAATAATTTTCTGCTCTTTTACTTTGGTATCCTGTAGCGCTTTGTAGAAGTAAAAAGCATGTAAGAATAAGGAAACCACAAGGGTAATGATCAACGCATAGATGTAATATTCTATTTTTTCACCACTTACAAACTGATCAAAGGTTTCCCCAAAAATGACCATTTCTGTGAAACACCTAACAACCCCAAATGCCAAGACCGTTAATACAATAGACCCAATAGCTCCATACCATAGTCGCTTTTTGGTCTGTTTTTCCCAACTGTAAATTTTTGATATAAAATCATTA
Encoded proteins:
- a CDS encoding LETM1-related biofilm-associated protein; amino-acid sequence: MNPSSSGWIEKYGSLVQKHQDAFPTFEALYTTLKKSGFVYGLNASIPDFIVLEHTLSEDEKAKINLLHALYFTYRIEGGEDYSIFIEQVFKFYEILKINNESFFDKWFTGNKTSAKLEKLMTSRIYIEDNIISKTFNSLITNSLLFIDVLLFKHFLNDYPALKEKAEEIEYLAINISYHALSSKELDRKDNKLSQLLASSLTYINCAENNFDGSYRERLLNNKDNWENRYLLDMACLTVWEDHSLDYTESDFIFGIGKDLGFDNTIISTSITDVTEFFKLNFDTIPYLKEKNLAKQFYDSMGKIVKKLILRNSKRLHKELSQSAELVALLSKSTVRDLSDEEKRKVQNQLLDIFKSIPSLAIFILPGGAILLPIFIKLIPKLLPSAFDENRIDEEEDLYRK
- a CDS encoding 2TM domain-containing protein, which encodes MKKKRINTGNMETTGIENNHNLAYAKQRVLEIKNFYKHLGTFLKLNFLVLLFKIQVFDRFIGDMDLDAKFVYWLEWNIYSIPIIWGVVVAFHALYVFVLKYKDWSVFKPKFLKNWEQERINEILKRNDH
- a CDS encoding pyridoxamine 5'-phosphate oxidase family protein, with protein sequence MKITDHIKDSMNESVLCWLATTSIDLVPNVSPKEIFSFFKDDVIIVANIASPQTVKNIRQNKNVCISFIDILKQKGFQLKGTAEIIQRDHPVFAKMEEVLLELTKVNFPFATITKINVHSAKPIIAPKYLLYPETTEQEQVESARKSYGLKS
- a CDS encoding 2TM domain-containing protein, which translates into the protein MGDFFKVLRASIIITMVMVLIRLLFSDWQNITVYRELQFAGISFLYSFVLTCVNAYYNDFISKIYSWEKQTKKRLWYGAIGSIVLTVLAFGVVRCFTEMVIFGETFDQFVSGEKIEYYIYALIITLVVSLFLHAFYFYKALQDTKVKEQKIIAGSASAKFDALKNQLDPHFLFNSLNVLTSLIEEDPMQAQKFTTSLSKVYRYVLEQKSKNLISVDEELKFARTYVRLLKMRFEDSIVFEIPDEATNPEAKIVPLSLQLLLENAVKHNVVTSAKPLHIKIYEEDGYLYVTNNLQEKQVVKKSSGVGLQNIRQRYAILTKKEMQIFKSGTEFKVRLPMLTNTISFKETQDEHISAKRYEKAKRQVEEIKGFYGNLTSYCIVIPILAFINYRTTSFTWFIFPAIGWGIGLLVHGLKAYGINPILGKDWEERKIKQYMEDDRF
- a CDS encoding LytR/AlgR family response regulator transcription factor — translated: MRTIIIEDEKPAARRLGRMLESLDLEVSTMLHSVDEAIQWFQENEHPDLIFLDIQLSDGLSFEIFDVIEVHSAIIFTTAFDEYALKAFKLNSIDYLLKPIDDEDLEQAVKKYRKRFKVESEPNKIALDFEDIKKLLVNPLEREYKKRFTAKVGQHLKIINSEDVECFYSENKGTYAATKDGRNYLLDTTLEQLEDELKPQVFFRVSRKFFVNIDHIKDIVSYTNSRLQIKLKNNNDHEIIVSREKVKDFKLWLE
- a CDS encoding DUF4331 family protein: MKFKNIKYTFLSLLAVAALASCSDDDDNTPVVVTPTCDDGIMNGDETGVDCGGTCTPCEEAMEPMEPMEPDFTGTYAQVDFMGRPGINTVLSADGDIKDAHNMSIPSEMAATFQADFEARLEAYHDVYANILGADPADVNYENNILGLDAPTLTGYLAADVLEVAPNLPTTYFLPGEDADMDGNVLNDPAVIGLTGRTPQDDVIDVSLILLFGGSDGIRFSGQDTDDDGMADLPRLTSDGVGLTATVGTTFPYLGAPE
- a CDS encoding 2TM domain-containing protein is translated as MEIMELNEFEYADKLARARKKVNDIKAFYRHATVYVLVNIFIIIITVSARMSGGESFSEAFFHFATFSTPFFWGIGLAFHAAKVYNKNMLFSRDWEERQIKKLMEKDEKEADKYR
- a CDS encoding 2TM domain-containing protein translates to MESNITNDQNYKYQKAKEKVQAIKGFYGNLMAYCIVIPILVYINYSTTSFPWAIFPALGWGFGLVMNGLYAYGYNPLFSKDWEERKIKEFMQKS
- a CDS encoding 2TM domain-containing protein, giving the protein MENAKYNRAKNRVEEIKEFYNKVLSAIGTIIIVASINYYLNEWEYAWFLWVVLGLSISLFFKANKIFNLNPFMDRDWEERKMEEFLREEENAKKWK
- a CDS encoding DUF4331 family protein — its product is MKKSKLFMGLGALALVGGLLVAADHIDAPSSMGTTADIADFYAFEPTEGSDNTVFAVDLQSNVLPDLAYGTFDENVLLEINIDTDNDLVEDLVIQAIPRDGKMYFFGPVAPSETGLNGSVMVDAPLGSVDISAETAIVETTDSGVSLFAGPRQDAFFFDFFQFNEVIGGTAPLGFKPAGDPDSTDDDDETAVDTFDGANTMAIVVEIPNSLLGTTTGQNALGLEVYKTWVTTNVKQ